One Engystomops pustulosus chromosome 11, aEngPut4.maternal, whole genome shotgun sequence DNA window includes the following coding sequences:
- the LOC140105739 gene encoding uncharacterized protein: MEHHKAMMDTTHFLSKWIIFSISACTFCQCILRQKCQVLERKYYSAVMDLEFGKCQEFEELNFTIGVNCDMVGDLRMSLREVPLDTDWLCLTNCRQVTIQANSFSNFKSLRALRIHGNFMTPAKAFQGLPQLSILWICLENKDGNITLHEDTFYGLNALQELKLSGMSIPNINSSIFNPLEFLTHLILQSNHITSLRSVLLMLKEFKYLEKLSVINNDIETLRESDCVTSPYPSSNGRFLDFNISYLDLGRSMLKTCEKNSLCNFPHLDYFCVEKTGINIKDILKSGIKTIKTLMSKGSSFNSPEICRFSSFFKVKELLLTESDIVHFSTSKGSCNELKTLDLSFNYLEAIHFNQMKNLNKLLELNLTNNETSYVKICGNDSTIEMDLRSLNLSINFLTRLKSQQFSCLKNLLILALDNNKINFIEDSAFDGLYELQVLDLQYNNIFIIGEFTFQNLISVTHLNLDENAIFKIHGNAFNSLKFLQHLRLTYVDMLDLYWWHSIGDFLQYLSVKSIDLQLLNEFLDFFSRLEYLELNSNYILINCMNQVFSEAKELYLKNIYTFRCMDLESNPLMNFTNLEKLHYSPDPYYLTDLSLNNSMKYLTKLNFLHLKDIDKLVKSGQINSHELVHGLFHLKVLHLENSGIDQFDSEDIFRDLKELEFLVIENQIMQEVKGNVFAGMPNLKYVYFLETSFPCNCKFMELLAWLEAGTSVSIINFHEQNCYVYNIEMNFVSFLQNNCHDNLDFIMFILTFVFTLLFMFISVFYESIWWYILYTSYTIKCWLSNNNRERGHYEYDAFVSYNTYNEQWVTEQLLRNLEENGPPFFKVCIHNRDFEIGRDILENIMDSIYSSRWTICVITHSYLQSHWCSLEMRMATYRLVAESNDSLILIFLENIPREELQYYHKLTKILDKKTYLKWPEDDDEKQLFWARLRNVISNDGRKQRLQE; this comes from the coding sequence ATGGAACATCACAAAGCCATGATGGACACCACCCACTTTCTTTCGAAATGGATTATTTTCTCAATTTCAGCATGTACTTTTTGTCAGTGCATCCTAAGGCAGAAATGTCAGGTGCTGGAAAGGAAATATTACTCTGCAGTCATGGATCTAGAGTTTGGTAAGTGCCAGGAGTTTGAAGAGCTGAATTTCACAATTGGGGTGAATTGTGACATGGTAGGAGATCTCAGAATGTCACTTAGGGAGGTCCCATTGGACACAGACTGGCTTTGTCTAACAAACTGCCGGCAAGTTACAATACAAGCGAACTCCTTCTCTAACTTCAAAAGCTTAAGAGCACTTAGAATTCATGGAAATTTTATGACTCCAGCTAAAGCTTTCCAAGGTCTTCCTCAGCTGTCTATACTGTGGATATGTTTGGAAAATAAAGACGGCAATATAACGCTTCATGAAGATACATTTTATGGACTGAATGCTCTGCAAGAACTGAAATTATCCGGAATGAGTATACCGAATATAAATTCTTCCATATTTAACCCTTTGGAATTCCTAACACACCTCATTCTGCAATCTAACCATATCACTTCACTAAGGTCGGTACTGCTGATGTTGAAGGAATTCAAATATTTAGAAAAACTCTCAGTAATTAACAATGATATTGAAACATTAAGGGAATCTGACTGTGTAACTTCTCCATATCCTTCAAGTAATGGCAGATTTTTAGACTTTAACATTAGTTATCTAGATCTGGGCAGAAGTATGCTAAAAACATGTGAAAAGAATTCTTTGTGCAACTTTCCTCACTTGGATTACTTTTGTGTCGAAAAGACTGGAATTAACATAAAAGATATCCTAAAATCTGGCATTAAAACAATTAAGACCCTCATGTCAAAGGGCAGTTCTTTTAATTCACCTGAAATCTGCaggttttcttctttcttcaaaGTCAAGGAACTGCTGCTAACAGAaagtgacattgttcattttagcaCCTCCAAAGGTTCATGCAATGAGTTGAAGACGTTAGACTTGTCCTTTAATTACTTAGAGGCAATTCACTTCAATCAAATGAAAAATCTAAATAAGTTATTAGAATTGAATTTAACCAATAATGAAACATCATATGTAAAAATTTGCGGGAATGACTCCACCATAGAAATGGATTTGCGCTCCCTGAACTTATCCATTAATTTTTTAACAAGGCTTAAAAGTCAACAATTTTCCTGCCTCAAAAACCTTCTTATCTTGGCCTTAGATAATAACAAAATTAACTTCATTGAAGATTCTGCGTTTGATGGTCTGTATGAGCTGCAAGTTTTGGATTTACAATATAACaacatatttattataggggagtTTACATTTCAGAATTTAATTTCGGTAACACATTTAAATTTGGAtgaaaatgcaatttttaaaattcatGGGAATGCTTTTAATTCCCTGAAATTCCTGCAGCACTTAAGGTTAACTTATGTAGACATGCTTGATTTATACTGGTGGCACTCGATTGGAGATTTTCTTCAATATTTGTCAGTAAAATCAATAGATTTGCAATTACTaaatgaatttttagattttttttcgaGGTTAGAATATTTGGAACTAAATTCAAATTACATACTGATAAACTGTATGAATCAAGTGTTTAGTGAAGCTAAGGAGTtgtacttaaaaaatatatatacatttcggTGTATGGATTTAGAAAGTAATCCTCTAATGAATTTTACAAATCTAGAAAAACTTCACTATTCTCCCGATCCTTATTATCTCACAGATCTCTCTCTTAATAACAGCATGAAATATTTGACAAAGTTGAACTTCCTTCATCTGAAGGACATAGACAAACTGGTTAAATCTGGACAGATAAATAGTCATGAATTAGTTCATGGATTATTTCACCTTAAAGTTTTGCATTTAGAGAATTCGGGAATTGACCAATTCGATTCTGAAGATATTTTCCGCGATTTAAAGGAGCTGGAATTTCTAGTCATTGAAAACCAAATCATGCAAGAGGTGAAGGGAAATGTTTTTGCAGGAATGCCAAACTTAAAGTACGTTTACTTTTTGGAAACCAGTTTTCCTTGCAATTGTAAATTTATGGAGCTACTGGCGTGGCTCGAAGCTGGAACATCCGTGTCAATTATTAATTTCCACGAACAGAATTGTTATGTATACAACATTGAGATGAATTTTGTGTCCTTCCTACAGAACAATTGTCATGATAATCTggattttataatgtttatatTGACTTTTGTTTTTACTTTGCTGTTTATGTTCATCTCCGTCTTCTATGAAAGTATCTGGTGGTATATTCTATACACATCGTACACCATCAAGTGTTGGCTAAGTAACAATAATAGAGAAAGAGGTCACTATGAGTACGATGCATTTGTTTCATATAATACCTACAATGAACAGTGGGTAACAGAGCAGCTGCTTCGTAACTTGGAAGAAAACGGTCCCCCATTCTTTAAAGTGTGTATCCACAACCGAGACTTTGAGATTGGAAGAGATATTCTAGAGAACATTatggacagtatatacagcagtcgGTGGACAATCTGTGTTATCACTCACAGTTACCTTCAGAGTCACTGGTGTTCACTGGAGATGCGGATGGCTACATACAGGCTTGTCGCGGAGAGTAATGATTCCCTTATCCTGATATTCCTGGAAAACATTCCTAGGGAAGAACTTCAATATTACCACAAGCTCACAAAGATTTTAGACAAGAAAACCTACCTGAAATGGCCAGAAGATGACGATGAGAAGCAGCTGTTTTGGGCCAGACTCCGCAATGTTATTAGTAATGATGGAAGAAAGCAAAGATTACAAGAGTAA